From the Desulfomicrobium escambiense DSM 10707 genome, one window contains:
- a CDS encoding NUDIX hydrolase: MIKYSIECWLYNDLQDRFLLLRCPVTHRHDEYWQPVTGGRNAEEPCVEACLREVEEETGVKLAAEMLETVITEFCFCIPEARIELRKPVYLARVRSEKVVLSSEHIGYYWFDAVDVEGHLHWDSNKESFRQVLAFTRRQFAPAPSNPSR, translated from the coding sequence ATGATCAAATACAGTATCGAATGCTGGCTCTACAACGATCTCCAGGATCGCTTCCTGTTGCTGCGCTGTCCTGTGACGCACCGTCATGATGAATACTGGCAGCCCGTGACCGGCGGCCGCAACGCCGAGGAACCCTGCGTCGAGGCCTGCCTGCGCGAAGTGGAGGAGGAGACGGGGGTGAAGCTCGCCGCGGAGATGCTCGAAACCGTCATCACGGAATTCTGCTTCTGCATTCCCGAGGCCCGCATCGAACTGCGCAAGCCCGTGTATCTGGCGCGAGTGCGCAGCGAAAAGGTCGTCCTCTCGTCCGAGCACATCGGCTACTACTGGTTCGACGCCGTGGACGTGGAGGGGCACCTGCACTGGGACTCCAACAAGGAATCCTTCCGTCAGGTCCTGGCCTTCACCCGCCGTCAGTTCGCTCCCGCCCCCAGCAATCCTTCCAGATAG
- a CDS encoding TlpA family protein disulfide reductase yields the protein MNIPKHPALSALFAAVALLLLEAASALVIMGGFVDADAGQPEIPAMTRLGDLQGTFSDLDGRATSFADLRGKVVVVNLWATWCPPCRAEMPYLRNLWKKFEGNDGLRVLCISTETADEVRAHPMSRELDMPLYVFDPPVPPELQAEGLPTTYIFDRQGRVVFGHTGMARWDGDEIVAYLEGLLGAGAN from the coding sequence ATGAATATCCCGAAACACCCGGCCCTAAGCGCCCTTTTCGCCGCCGTCGCCCTGCTTCTGCTGGAAGCCGCTTCGGCCCTGGTCATCATGGGCGGTTTCGTGGACGCCGACGCCGGCCAACCGGAAATCCCGGCCATGACCCGCCTGGGCGACCTGCAGGGGACCTTCTCGGACCTGGACGGCCGCGCCACGTCCTTTGCGGACCTGCGCGGCAAGGTCGTGGTCGTGAACCTCTGGGCCACGTGGTGCCCGCCCTGCCGGGCCGAGATGCCGTACCTGCGGAACCTGTGGAAGAAATTCGAGGGGAACGACGGCCTGCGGGTGCTGTGCATCAGCACCGAGACCGCGGACGAAGTGCGCGCCCACCCGATGTCCAGGGAACTCGACATGCCGCTGTACGTCTTCGACCCGCCCGTTCCGCCGGAGCTGCAGGCCGAAGGGCTGCCGACGACGTACATCTTCGACCGCCAGGGCAGGGTGGTTTTCGGGCACACGGGCATGGCCCGCTGGGACGGCGACGAGATCGTCGCCTATCTGGAAGGATTGCTGGGGGCGGGAGCGAACTGA
- a CDS encoding pseudouridine synthase yields the protein MSENSEVRLNKYLADAGIASRRGADALIQAGRVKVNGAVQREPGTRVVPGRDEVACDGKPVRGGRGAEPVYIMLHKPAHTVTTVRDPQGRQTVLDLLPRELRGLRLFPVGRLDFMSEGLLLLTNDGEVTLRLTHPSHEHPKLYEALVREAVTEDALNVMRRGMRLEEGETLAPVDVEARTLRSGGTLLRMTLRQGINRQIRRMCRDLGLTILRLKRVGLGPLTLGDLPSGKWRHLSPGEISSLKTSLGLTQGGETA from the coding sequence ATGTCCGAAAACAGTGAAGTGCGTCTGAACAAGTACCTGGCCGATGCCGGCATCGCCTCGCGCCGCGGGGCCGACGCCCTGATCCAGGCCGGCCGGGTGAAGGTCAACGGCGCGGTCCAGCGCGAACCCGGCACGCGGGTCGTCCCCGGCAGGGACGAGGTGGCCTGCGACGGCAAGCCCGTGAGAGGGGGCCGGGGAGCGGAGCCCGTGTACATCATGCTGCACAAGCCCGCGCATACGGTGACCACGGTCCGCGACCCCCAGGGCCGTCAGACGGTCCTCGATCTGCTGCCGCGCGAACTGCGCGGGCTTCGACTCTTTCCCGTAGGGCGTCTGGACTTCATGTCCGAAGGGCTGCTGCTGCTGACCAACGACGGCGAGGTAACCCTGCGCCTGACCCACCCCAGCCACGAACACCCAAAGCTCTACGAGGCGCTGGTGCGCGAGGCCGTGACGGAGGATGCCCTGAACGTCATGCGCCGGGGCATGCGGCTTGAGGAAGGGGAAACGCTGGCTCCGGTCGATGTCGAGGCGAGGACGCTGCGCAGCGGCGGCACCCTGCTGCGCATGACCCTACGCCAGGGGATCAACCGTCAAATCCGGCGCATGTGCCGCGACCTCGGGCTGACCATCCTGCGCCTCAAGCGGGTGGGGCTGGGCCCATTGACCCTGGGCGATCTGCCGTCCGGGAAATGGCGTCACCTGAGCCCCGGTGAAATCAGCAGCCTCAAGACGAGCCTTGGCCTGACCCAGGGCGGGGAAACCGCATGA
- a CDS encoding carbonic anhydrase: protein MKEIAKLLDNNRIWAQNVEKNIPGFFSKLESQHKPKFLWIGCSDSRVPADQLIGVMPGEVFVHRNISNQVINTDINLMCVLQYAVDVLKVKHIIVCGHYGCGGIDAVLKDQTPGLLAHWLENVKDLMERNRTPNLDDMCELNVKLQVRNLALNSIVRKAWDRGRSLYLHGWIYSIANGLIHDLCITRGGRHQEPEHIDLKRAAKTD, encoded by the coding sequence ATGAAAGAAATAGCAAAGCTGCTCGACAATAACCGGATCTGGGCCCAGAATGTCGAAAAGAACATCCCGGGCTTCTTCAGCAAGCTGGAAAGCCAGCACAAGCCCAAGTTCCTGTGGATCGGCTGCTCCGACAGCCGCGTGCCCGCGGACCAGCTCATCGGCGTCATGCCGGGCGAGGTCTTCGTGCACCGCAACATCTCCAACCAGGTCATCAACACGGACATCAACCTCATGTGCGTCCTGCAGTACGCCGTGGACGTGCTCAAGGTGAAGCACATCATCGTCTGCGGCCACTACGGCTGCGGCGGCATCGATGCCGTGCTCAAGGACCAGACGCCGGGCCTGCTGGCCCACTGGCTGGAGAACGTGAAGGACCTCATGGAGCGCAACCGGACCCCGAACCTGGACGACATGTGCGAACTCAACGTCAAGCTGCAGGTCCGCAACCTGGCCCTGAACAGCATCGTGCGCAAGGCGTGGGACCGGGGCCGCTCGCTCTACCTGCACGGCTGGATCTACTCCATCGCCAACGGCCTCATCCACGATCTGTGCATCACGCGCGGCGGGCGGCATCAGGAACCCGAGCATATCGACCTGAAACGCGCCGCAAAGACGGACTGA
- a CDS encoding KamA family radical SAM protein has product MNLDSSRWCARTFAAEHAGILDVVRTADDLDAARKALYLFVTERQYLILFDDREHTAFEMTVARDCARVLRAVLARGSDARAGFSVAQALWDLARGVERPDLKAGFFAELSHLFHGLNGTPLGVTPEPSTLDEVSGREAAVARSLELDRIWEGIAQAMARYESGLEAASLDRRRQRRQELQTLFNASDPEWEDWHWQVRNIIEDAEGLAAAVNLRDDERAAVERAVRTKQPFGITPYYASLMDSDPAIGRDRAVRAQVIPPASYVECMAVHGDSRAEVFDFMREADTSPVDLVTRRYPAIVILKPFNTCPQICVYCQRNWEIERAMAPGAMASRADLERAVGWIRRHPAIKEVLVTGGDPLAMGDGPLKRILKSVADIPHVELIRIGTRTPVTLPMRITSDLARMVGSFREPGVRDVCLVTHVEHVSEVTPEFVAAVDRLKRQGVSVYNQLVFTFYVSRRFEAAALRRLLRRCGVEPYYTFAPKGKEETEAYRVPIARILQEQQEEARLLPGMRRTDAPVFNVPGLGKNHLRAAQNRDVVSILPDGSRVYEFHPWEKNIVERDSYIGQDVPILTYLERMADCGEDPDEYSSIWYYY; this is encoded by the coding sequence ATGAACTTGGACAGTTCACGCTGGTGTGCGCGCACCTTCGCCGCGGAACACGCCGGCATCCTCGACGTGGTCAGGACCGCCGACGACCTCGACGCGGCGCGCAAGGCGCTCTACCTTTTCGTGACCGAGCGTCAGTATCTGATTCTTTTCGACGACCGCGAGCATACCGCCTTCGAGATGACCGTAGCCCGCGACTGTGCCCGCGTTCTGCGCGCGGTCCTGGCCAGAGGTTCCGACGCGCGGGCCGGCTTCAGTGTGGCCCAGGCCCTGTGGGACCTGGCCCGCGGCGTGGAGCGCCCGGACCTGAAGGCCGGCTTTTTCGCCGAGCTGTCGCACCTTTTTCACGGACTGAACGGCACCCCCCTGGGTGTAACCCCTGAACCCTCGACCCTGGACGAGGTCAGCGGGCGCGAGGCGGCCGTGGCCAGGTCCCTTGAACTCGACCGCATCTGGGAGGGCATCGCGCAGGCCATGGCGCGCTACGAATCGGGCCTTGAAGCGGCCTCTTTGGATCGGCGCAGGCAACGCAGACAGGAGCTCCAGACCCTGTTCAACGCATCGGACCCTGAGTGGGAGGACTGGCACTGGCAGGTGCGCAACATCATCGAGGACGCCGAAGGCCTGGCTGCGGCCGTCAACCTGCGCGATGACGAGCGCGCCGCCGTGGAGCGGGCGGTGCGGACGAAGCAGCCCTTCGGGATCACGCCGTATTACGCCTCCCTCATGGACAGCGACCCCGCGATCGGCCGCGACCGGGCCGTGCGCGCCCAGGTCATCCCACCGGCCTCCTACGTGGAGTGCATGGCCGTCCACGGCGACAGCCGGGCCGAGGTCTTCGACTTCATGCGCGAGGCCGACACGTCGCCCGTCGATCTCGTCACGCGGCGCTACCCGGCCATCGTCATCCTCAAGCCCTTCAACACCTGCCCGCAGATCTGCGTCTACTGCCAGCGCAACTGGGAGATCGAGCGGGCCATGGCGCCGGGGGCCATGGCGTCCCGGGCCGACCTGGAGCGCGCCGTGGGGTGGATCCGGCGGCACCCGGCCATCAAGGAGGTCCTGGTCACGGGCGGCGACCCGCTGGCCATGGGCGACGGGCCCCTAAAGCGCATCCTGAAAAGCGTCGCGGACATCCCCCACGTGGAACTCATCCGCATCGGCACGCGTACGCCCGTGACCCTGCCCATGCGCATCACCTCGGATCTGGCCCGCATGGTCGGTTCCTTCCGCGAGCCGGGTGTGCGCGACGTCTGCCTGGTCACCCACGTGGAACATGTCTCGGAAGTGACGCCTGAGTTCGTGGCCGCCGTGGACAGGCTCAAACGGCAGGGGGTGAGCGTCTACAACCAGCTCGTCTTCACGTTTTACGTCTCCCGGCGTTTCGAGGCCGCGGCCCTGCGGCGCCTCCTGCGCAGATGCGGGGTGGAACCCTATTACACCTTCGCGCCCAAGGGCAAGGAGGAGACAGAAGCCTACCGCGTGCCCATCGCCCGCATCCTGCAGGAGCAGCAGGAGGAGGCGCGCCTGCTGCCGGGCATGCGCCGCACCGACGCGCCCGTCTTCAACGTGCCGGGCTTGGGCAAGAACCATCTGCGCGCCGCGCAGAACCGCGACGTGGTGTCCATCCTGCCCGACGGCTCGCGGGTCTACGAGTTCCACCCGTGGGAGAAGAACATCGTCGAGCGCGACTCCTACATCGGGCAGGACGTGCCGATACTGACGTACCTCGAACGCATGGCCGACTGCGGCGAGGACCCGGACGAGTATTCGAGCATCTGGTACTATTATTAG
- a CDS encoding ABC transporter substrate-binding protein codes for MRRIIGLLAGLMLLAAPALAEDTIKLGGFFDLSGRASFIGTPSKLVAEMLVEKINAEGGIGGKKIELIVADTEGDPAKAANIATKFIHKDKVVAIIGPTLTDTGMNVKKIVHDGKTPTVMTVGGDPVIMGGKFGPFDWVFKSPQRSEIAVKRLFTYLKDKGLTKIALLSADDGFGKDGLRWMEQLGPEFGIEILIKESFGARDTDMTAQLTKAKNAAPQALVVWTTGPAGAITAKNVAQLGIDLPLFQCHGLPDPKYVELAGPASEGNRMPATKLMVADELPDTDPQKAVIQEFIKLYTEKGYAKQFPINTHSGYAWDAIMLVVKGIEKAGTEPEALRAAIEQTKGYVGISGIYNLTPEDHNGLGVDSMVMVQVKGGKFVMAE; via the coding sequence ATGCGCAGGATTATAGGACTTCTGGCCGGCCTCATGCTGCTGGCCGCCCCGGCCCTGGCCGAGGACACCATCAAGCTGGGCGGGTTCTTCGACCTGTCGGGCCGCGCGTCCTTCATCGGCACGCCGAGCAAGCTGGTGGCGGAAATGCTCGTGGAGAAGATCAACGCCGAGGGCGGCATCGGCGGCAAGAAGATCGAGCTGATCGTCGCCGACACCGAGGGCGACCCGGCCAAGGCGGCCAATATCGCCACCAAGTTCATCCACAAGGACAAGGTCGTGGCCATCATCGGGCCGACGCTGACGGACACGGGCATGAACGTGAAAAAGATCGTCCACGACGGCAAGACGCCCACGGTCATGACCGTGGGCGGCGACCCGGTCATCATGGGCGGCAAGTTCGGCCCCTTCGACTGGGTCTTCAAGTCCCCCCAGCGCTCGGAAATCGCGGTCAAGCGTCTCTTCACCTATTTGAAGGACAAAGGGCTGACCAAGATCGCCCTGCTCTCGGCCGACGACGGCTTCGGCAAGGACGGCCTGCGCTGGATGGAGCAGCTCGGACCCGAGTTCGGCATAGAGATCCTCATCAAGGAATCCTTCGGCGCCCGCGACACGGACATGACCGCCCAGCTGACCAAGGCCAAGAACGCCGCGCCCCAGGCCCTCGTGGTCTGGACCACCGGCCCGGCCGGCGCCATCACGGCCAAGAACGTGGCCCAGCTCGGCATCGACCTGCCCCTCTTCCAGTGCCACGGCCTGCCGGACCCCAAGTACGTCGAACTGGCCGGCCCGGCCTCCGAGGGCAACCGCATGCCCGCCACCAAGCTCATGGTCGCGGACGAACTGCCGGACACGGACCCGCAGAAGGCCGTCATCCAGGAATTCATCAAGCTCTACACCGAGAAGGGCTACGCCAAGCAGTTCCCCATCAACACCCACTCGGGCTACGCTTGGGACGCCATCATGCTCGTCGTCAAGGGCATCGAGAAGGCCGGCACCGAGCCCGAGGCGCTGCGCGCGGCCATCGAGCAGACAAAGGGTTATGTCGGAATATCGGGCATCTACAACCTGACCCCCGAGGACCACAACGGCCTGGGAGTGGACTCCATGGTCATGGTCCAGGTCAAGGGCGGCAAGTTCGTCATGGCCGAATAG